The Curtobacterium herbarum genome contains the following window.
ACCAGTGAGCTATTACGCACTCTTTCAAGGGTGGCTGCTTCTAAGCCAACCTCCTGGTTGTCTGTGCAACTCCACATCCTTTCCCACTTAGCACACGCTTAGGGACCTTAGTTGGTAGTCTGGGTTGTTTCCCTCTCGACGATGAAGCTTATCCCCCACCGTCTCACTGCTGCGCTCTCACTCACCGGCATTCGGAGTTTGGCTGACGTCAGTAACCTGTTGAGGCCCATCGGCCATCCAGTAGCTCTACCTCCGGCGAGAAACACGCAACGCTGCACCTAAATGCATTTCGGAGAGAACCAGCTATCACGAAGTTTGATTGGCCTTTCACCCCTATCCACAGCTCATCCCCTCCATTTTCAACTGAAGTGGGTTCGGTCCTCCACGACGTCTTACCGTCGCTTCAACCTGGCCATGGATAGATCACTTCGCTTCGGGTCTAGGACATGCGACTGAATCGCCCTATTCAGACTCGCTTTCGCTACGGCTACCCCACACGGGTTAACCTCGCCACATATCGCTAACTCGCAGGCTCATTCTTCAAAAGGCACGCCGTCACCCCTACAAAGGAGGCTCCGACGGTTTGTAAGCAAACGGTTTCAGGTACTATTTCACTCCCCTCCCGGGGTACTTTTCACCTTTCCCTCACGGTACTTGTCCGCTATCGGTCATCTGGGAGTATTTAGGCTTATCAGGTGGTCCTGACAGATTCACACGGGATTTCTCGGGCCCCGTGCTACTTGGGATACACATCCGGCCATAACACCATTTCGTCTACGGGGCTGGCACCCACTACGGCCCGGCTTTCAAACCGGTTCGACTATGATGCGCTGTAACCGCCCCAGTCCGGCAGAACTGAGTGACGTGTCCCACAACCCCGACCATGCAACGCCCGCCGGCTATCACACATGATCGGTTTAGCCTCATCCGTTTTCGCTCGCCACTACTCACGGAATCACATGTTGTTTTCTCTTCCTGTGGGTACTGAGATGTTTCACTTCCCCACGTTCCCTCTACCCGCCCTATATATTCAGGCGGGAGTCACCAGGTCACAAAAGCGCCTAGCGGGGTTTCCCCATTCGGAAATCCTCGGCTCACAGCTCGATTATCAGCTCCCCGAGGCTTATCGCAGATTTCTACGTCCTTCTTCGGCTCCAGATGCCAAGGCATCCACCGTTTGCTCTTAGAAACTTGACCACAAAGATTAAAATTGCGATCCAACGCCACGAACCACGCCAACCCGAAAGCTGACGATCATCGATGACGCGAATCTAAAGATGCTCGCGTCCACTGTGTAGTTCTCAACATACGATCGGCACCACACTCCCCCACACCCAACGGTGCGGCTTCATGTGGCCCAACGAAGGACCCATACGGCCCAACCCCCACCACAGGTGGGCATCCAACACGGACACCACCCACAGCAGGAAGCCTGGTCCCTCAGGACCCAACAACGTGCACCAGCCAACCCGCTCCCCACCGACCCGTTCCAACCCCCCAACACCGGCACAAGACCGACGACGAGGAACGTACTGAGACCGGAAGACGCGCTCCCGACTGCACTGTCAATGTTCCACCCATGAGCTACCCGTCGGACACGTTCGGTCCGAATCGGGCGCCTGGACCAGCCACTGACCCACCATCACGGTGAACAGCACTGACCAGATGCTCCTTAGAAAGGAGGTGATCCAGCCGCACCTTCCGGTACGGCTACCTTGTTACGACTTAGTCCTAATCACCGATCCCACCTTCGACGGCTCCTCCCACAAGGGTTAGGCCACCGGCTTCGGGTGTTACCGACTTTCATGACTTGACGGGCGGTGTGTACAAGGCCCGGGAACGTATTCACCGCAGCGTTGCTGATCTGCGATTACTAGCGACTCCGACTTCATGAGGTCGAGTTGCAGACCTCAATCCGAACTGAGACCGGCTTTTTGGGATTCGCTCCACCTTACGGTATCGCAGCCCTTTGTACCGGCCATTGTAGCATGCGTGAAGCCCAAGACATAAGGGGCATGATGATTTGACGTCATCCCCACCTTCCTCCGAGTTGACCCCGGCAGTCTCCTATGAGTCCCCGGCATAACCCGCTGGCAACATAGAACGAGGGTTGCGCTCGTTGCGGGACTTAACCCAACATCTCACGACACGAGCTGACGACAACCATGCACCACCTGTACACCGACCACAAGGGGGCGACCATCTCTGGCCGTTTCCGGTGTATGTCAAGCCTTGGTAAGGTTCTTCGCGTTGCATCGAATTAATCCGCATGCTCCGCCGCTTGTGCGGGCCCCCGTCAATTCCTTTGAGTTTTAGCCTTGCGGCCGTACTCCCCAGGCGGGGCGCTTAATGCGTTAGCTACGACACAGAAACCGTGGAAAGGTCCCTACATCTAGCGCCCAACGTTTACGGCATGGACTACCAGGGTATCTAATCCTGTTCGCTCCCCATGCTTTCGCTCCTCAGCGTCAGTTACGGCCCAGAGATCTGCCTTCGCCATCGGTGTTCCTCCTGATATCTGCGCATTCCACCGCTACACCAGGAATTCCAATCTCCCCTACCGCACTCTAGTCTGCCCGTACCCACTGCAAGCCCGAGGTTGAGCCTCGGGATTTCACAGCAGACGCGACAAACCGCCTACGAGCTCTTTACGCCCAATAATTCCGGACAACGCTTGCACCCTACGTATTACCGCGGCTGCTGGCACGTAGTTAGCCGGTGCTTTTTCTGCAGGTACCGTCAAGAACCGAAGCTCCCTTCTTCCCTACTAAAAGAGGTTTACAACCCGAAGGCCGTCATCCCTCACGCGGCGTTGCTGCATCAGGCTTTCGCCCATTGTGCAATATTCCCCACTGCTGCCTCCCGTAGGAGTCTGGGCCGTGTCTCAGTCCCAGTGTGGCCGGTCACCCTCTCAGGCCGGCTACCCGTCGTCGCCTTGGTGAGCCATTACCTCACCAACAAGCTGATAGGCCGCGAGTCCATCCCCAACCAAAAAATCTTTCCACCACCAGGCCATGCGACCAGTGATCATATCCAGTATTAGACGTCGTTTCCAACGCTTATCCCAGAGTCAGGGGCAGGTTACTCACGTGTTACTCACCCGTTCGCCACTAATCACAGGAGCAAGCTCCTGATCATCGTTCGACTTGCATGTGTTAAGCACGCCGCCAGCGTTCGTCCTGAGCCAGGATCAAACTCTCCGTAAAAAATTACAACCAACACCGAAGTGTCAGCGAGTTGATCTTGACTGTTGACTGTCTACTGACAATCTTCAATCCAAAAGGAATTGCTTCATGACCCAGTCAACCAAAGCCGACCGGGCACGAGGTCAATAAAATTGGCATTGACAATGTGCACGCTGTTGAGTTCTCAAGGACCAGACGCACTCCCCACTCGACACCATCACGATGTCTCGCCAGAGAGGCTGGTTCGTTGCCCGGGGAAGATCGGAGCCAGACTGCATCTTCCAGGTCAGTGACCCGGTCAGTGTCTCGGCCGTTCCGTTCTCCGCCTCAGCGGCAACGAGTGATTACTTTACGCACGGGTGAACGGCAGCGCCAAGCCAGCCCGACGCCCGGGCGTGTCGCACCCGGGCGCCCCGCAGCGGAGCGGCGCCGACCGGCCACGGGAACGACGGGAGGCGCAGTGCTCACTGGCACTGCGCCTCCTGGCAGACCGGACTCGACGGGACCGGCGTGGTCGAACGGGCGACCGGTGGCCGACCGTCAGTCGGCTGCGGCCAACTGCCCGCAGGCCCCGTCGATCTCCTTGCCGCGGGTGTCGCGGAGGGTCGTCGGGATGCCGGCGGCGTTGAGTCGTCGGACGAACTCGTCCTGCACGTGCACCTCGGACGAGGTCCACACCGAGCCGGGCGTCGGGTTGAGCGGGATCGGGTTGACGTGCACCCAGCCCTTGCCGCGCTTGTTGAGCTTCTCGGCCAACAGGTCGGCGCGCCAGGCGTGGTCGTTCATGTCCTTGATGAGCGCGTACTCGATCGACACCCGCCGACCGGTCTTGACGTAGTAGTTGTGGGCGGCGTCGATCGCTTCGTCGGCCTTCCACTTCGAGTTCACCGGGATGAGCTCGTCGCGCAGTTCGTCGTCCGGCGCGTGCAGCGACAGCGCGAAGGTGACCGGGATCCCCTCGTCGGCGAGCTTGAGCATCGCCGGCACCAGGCCGACCGTCGAGATGGTGATGCCGCGGGCACTCATCCCGAGCCCGTTCGGCTGCGGCGCGACCATCAGGCGGACGGCGTCCATCACCCGCTTGTAGTTGGCGAGCGGCTCCCCCATGCCCATGAAGACGATGTTCGTCACGCGTTCGGCGTCGACGCGGTCCTGCCCGCCCTTGCGCGGGTCGCCCCCGAGTTCCCCGGCGGCGATGGCGGCGTTGGCGCGGACGATCTGCTCGATGATCTCGGCCGTCGACATGTTCCGGGTCAGCCCCGCCTGTCCGGTGGCGCAGAACGGGCAGTTC
Protein-coding sequences here:
- the rlmN gene encoding 23S rRNA (adenine(2503)-C(2))-methyltransferase RlmN, encoding MATDTRTPFEEQRSARPQVRPRTEGWQQATGTDGRPLLQFASPKRGKPPVHLADLTVDEREARVKELGLPGFRAKQLATHYFTHYTSDPAKMTDLPAAQRDELVAGMLPPLLTETRRLETDKGDTIKFLWKLHDGALVESVLMRYPGRITLCVSSQAGCGMNCPFCATGQAGLTRNMSTAEIIEQIVRANAAIAAGELGGDPRKGGQDRVDAERVTNIVFMGMGEPLANYKRVMDAVRLMVAPQPNGLGMSARGITISTVGLVPAMLKLADEGIPVTFALSLHAPDDELRDELIPVNSKWKADEAIDAAHNYYVKTGRRVSIEYALIKDMNDHAWRADLLAEKLNKRGKGWVHVNPIPLNPTPGSVWTSSEVHVQDEFVRRLNAAGIPTTLRDTRGKEIDGACGQLAAAD